Proteins encoded together in one Orrella marina window:
- a CDS encoding YheT family hydrolase, translating into MTALLDTSACPSPVWLPGGHIQTLYGALFVPTNRLRFIRDRVDTPDGDFLDFDWSAPGLVAQPPGETVDRSDLPRRGAALRWITEGDRGILQGLSDTPALVLLHGLEGDSDSRYAQSVLQYFRARGWLVVLAHFRGCSGTPNRLARAYYSGDSDEIGFILRTVKEKAPGARWHVAGVSLGGNALLKFLGEHAHQTRELCGAAAICAPVDLVAAGEHLSRDWLGRNLYTRHFLRTMKPKTIEKATRFPGAIDVARVSRSRTLRDFDDAYTAPMHGFSDAQEYWEKSASKPWLRLIETPTLVLNARNDPFMPQAALPGPDQASAKVTLHQPAEGGHAGFTTGAFPGNANWLPARLARFFQTGH; encoded by the coding sequence ATGACTGCCCTTCTCGACACCTCTGCCTGCCCCTCTCCAGTCTGGCTCCCTGGTGGACACATCCAGACGCTTTACGGCGCCCTGTTTGTTCCGACCAACCGGTTACGGTTTATCCGCGACAGGGTCGACACACCTGATGGGGACTTCCTGGATTTTGACTGGAGCGCCCCAGGACTGGTTGCACAACCACCTGGCGAGACCGTCGACCGTAGCGACCTGCCCCGAAGAGGTGCCGCGTTGCGCTGGATCACCGAGGGTGACCGGGGCATCCTGCAAGGACTTAGCGACACACCTGCACTGGTTCTGCTGCATGGCCTGGAGGGCGATAGCGACAGTCGATACGCCCAATCCGTTCTTCAGTATTTTCGGGCACGTGGATGGCTGGTGGTTCTGGCCCATTTCAGAGGATGCTCGGGCACCCCGAACAGGCTGGCTCGCGCCTACTATTCCGGCGACTCGGACGAAATCGGTTTCATATTGCGTACTGTCAAGGAGAAAGCCCCAGGTGCCCGCTGGCACGTCGCTGGCGTGTCGCTCGGTGGCAATGCCCTGTTGAAGTTTCTTGGTGAGCACGCCCATCAGACAAGGGAGTTGTGCGGGGCAGCCGCGATCTGCGCCCCCGTTGACCTGGTGGCAGCGGGCGAACACCTTAGCCGTGACTGGCTCGGCCGTAATCTTTACACCCGCCACTTTCTGCGGACCATGAAACCCAAGACCATCGAGAAAGCCACTCGTTTCCCGGGAGCAATCGATGTAGCGCGGGTGTCCAGATCCAGAACCTTGCGTGATTTTGATGATGCATACACCGCACCCATGCACGGATTTTCAGACGCGCAGGAATACTGGGAAAAGTCCGCAAGCAAGCCATGGCTGCGTTTGATTGAAACGCCCACGCTGGTGCTGAACGCGAGAAACGATCCGTTCATGCCACAAGCGGCATTGCCCGGCCCGGATCAGGCCAGCGCCAAAGTCACCCTGCACCAGCCAGCCGAAGGTGGTCATGCCGGATTTACAACCGGAGCATTCCCAGGCAATGCAAACTGGCTTCCTGCAAGGCTGGCACGTTTTTTTCAGACGGGGCACTGA
- a CDS encoding aminopeptidase P N-terminal domain-containing protein → MSLVKPAHTISTYQHRRKRLADWMRSQGGGIAVIPTGHSPLRSGHTPYPFRFDSQFYYLTGFTEPEAWLVLVATDTVTHSVLFCREKDPQTEIWEGLCWGPNAAREAFGLDEAQDIASLDTWISKHLTGKGNLFLPLSRCAIADLPAQATRWLASARQQARGKQDVPLRWIDLTTELSHHRLIKDAEEIGTMREAARIAAIGHCQAMRATRPGLTERALEAELLAVFLRAGAQSVAYETIVATGANACILHHRAGHSVIGDQDLILIDAGCELDGYASDITRTFPASGQFTGFQATLYDIVLAAQQAAIEQTRPGMTFNDGHDAAIKVLTQGLIDVGFLSGDLDGNIEQGSYQRFYMHRTGHWLGLDVHDVGPYRHIDGGNVADKEEDPPWRLLEPGMVLTIEPGLYVRPADDIDPRAWDIGIRIEDDALITPSGCELLTRDVPVDRQSIEQIMRDGGPGFTQAPGP, encoded by the coding sequence ATGAGCCTGGTCAAACCTGCCCACACCATTTCCACCTATCAACACCGTAGGAAGCGCCTTGCCGACTGGATGCGTAGCCAGGGCGGTGGCATCGCCGTTATTCCGACTGGCCACTCTCCCCTTCGATCGGGACACACGCCCTACCCATTCCGGTTTGACAGCCAGTTCTACTACCTGACAGGCTTCACCGAGCCTGAGGCCTGGCTAGTGCTGGTCGCGACAGACACGGTCACCCACAGTGTTTTGTTCTGCCGGGAAAAAGACCCTCAGACCGAGATATGGGAGGGTCTGTGCTGGGGCCCCAACGCAGCCCGGGAAGCATTCGGACTCGACGAGGCACAGGACATCGCATCACTCGACACATGGATCTCGAAACATTTGACCGGCAAGGGCAATTTGTTCCTGCCCTTGAGTCGCTGTGCGATTGCGGACCTGCCAGCTCAGGCCACCCGGTGGCTGGCATCGGCACGTCAGCAGGCGCGTGGCAAGCAGGACGTTCCTCTTCGATGGATCGACCTGACAACAGAACTGAGCCATCACCGGTTGATCAAGGATGCCGAGGAGATCGGCACCATGCGTGAAGCTGCGAGGATTGCGGCGATCGGGCACTGTCAGGCAATGCGGGCCACCCGTCCCGGTCTGACCGAAAGGGCCCTGGAAGCGGAACTGCTCGCCGTATTCCTGCGCGCGGGCGCGCAGTCAGTCGCCTACGAAACAATTGTTGCGACCGGCGCCAACGCCTGCATTCTGCATCACCGCGCGGGCCACAGTGTCATCGGCGACCAGGATCTGATCCTGATCGATGCGGGTTGCGAGCTCGATGGCTACGCATCTGACATTACGCGCACGTTCCCGGCCAGTGGACAGTTCACGGGGTTTCAAGCCACCCTGTACGACATAGTCCTGGCCGCCCAGCAAGCGGCAATCGAACAGACCCGACCGGGAATGACGTTTAACGACGGGCATGATGCGGCGATAAAGGTGCTGACCCAGGGGCTGATTGACGTCGGATTTCTCAGTGGCGATCTCGATGGCAACATCGAACAAGGTTCCTACCAACGGTTTTACATGCATCGAACAGGGCACTGGCTGGGCCTGGACGTTCACGACGTCGGACCCTACCGGCACATTGACGGCGGTAACGTCGCTGACAAAGAGGAAGATCCACCCTGGCGACTGCTGGAGCCAGGCATGGTATTGACCATCGAACCCGGGCTATACGTGCGCCCGGCCGATGACATCGACCCTCGGGCATGGGATATCGGCATCCGGATCGAGGACGATGCACTGATTACTCCGTCAGGATGCGAACTGCTGACCCGTGACGTGCCGGTTGATCGGCAGAGTATTGAACAGATCATGCGTGATGGCGGACCGGGGTTCACGCAGGCACCCGGACCCTGA
- a CDS encoding cytochrome c oxidase assembly protein, whose product MDWFSWLTPWEFSPALLACFAVGIYLFVRGQRVHKVSMARKILFWSGIVLIYLPMHTLVDYYAERMFFIHRIQHLFLHHVGPLVLMLAYPGSVMRAGLPLAWRARLRRFNHTRTGKAIIACLTNPIFVPALFVFLVIVWLIPSVQFYSMLDWRLYRLMNWSVVISGFMYWNLILDRRPAPPAAMTPGGRVISPVLTMAPQMLAGAIIAFTERDLYPLFNLCGRALDMSATTDQSIGGLTMWIPAAMAEVAGLMIALRNLMRLSALGRWGRGPVPEKVVAPSSTG is encoded by the coding sequence ATGGACTGGTTTTCCTGGCTGACTCCTTGGGAGTTTTCACCTGCGCTGCTTGCGTGTTTTGCAGTGGGGATTTATCTGTTCGTGCGCGGCCAGAGGGTACACAAGGTGAGCATGGCCAGAAAGATCCTGTTCTGGTCGGGCATCGTGCTGATTTACCTGCCCATGCATACGCTGGTTGATTATTACGCCGAGCGCATGTTTTTCATTCACCGGATCCAGCACCTGTTTCTGCACCATGTCGGGCCACTGGTTCTGATGCTGGCATATCCCGGGTCTGTTATGCGGGCCGGTCTGCCGCTTGCCTGGCGTGCCAGGCTGCGCAGGTTCAACCATACGCGAACCGGCAAGGCGATAATCGCCTGTCTGACCAACCCCATCTTTGTGCCTGCGCTGTTCGTGTTTCTGGTGATCGTCTGGCTGATTCCGTCGGTTCAGTTCTATTCGATGCTCGACTGGCGTCTGTATCGGCTGATGAACTGGTCAGTCGTGATCAGTGGGTTCATGTACTGGAATCTGATTCTCGATCGTCGTCCGGCGCCGCCAGCGGCGATGACCCCGGGTGGGCGGGTCATTTCCCCGGTCCTCACGATGGCGCCACAGATGCTCGCAGGCGCTATCATCGCCTTCACTGAAAGAGACCTTTACCCCCTCTTTAATCTTTGCGGACGCGCGCTGGACATGTCTGCCACGACTGACCAGAGTATTGGTGGACTGACTATGTGGATTCCGGCGGCCATGGCCGAGGTGGCCGGATTGATGATTGCGTTGCGTAATCTCATGCGACTCTCTGCCCTAGGTCGCTGGGGGCGCGGACCAGTTCCTGAGAAGGTGGTCGCGCCTTCGTCAACGGGTTGA
- a CDS encoding AzlC family ABC transporter permease, whose translation MLEGLTAVRPALIATFTWGLVSGVAMVKSGLTESAAAMMTLLVYAGSAQLTSLPLIATGAPLWLIFAAGCIVNLRFVIFSAALAPYFQGLKWYKRLAYGFFTTDMSFVLFMPRFGDAKTRGTPEQRWFFLGTIAPGWIVWQASSMLGIVLGSIVPTSWSLEFAAVLALMAITIPLANSRPMLVSMMFTGVAAWLSQGLPLRLGLLVSVIVGIVSGIWAERRYRKRR comes from the coding sequence ATGCTGGAGGGCCTGACCGCGGTCCGGCCAGCGCTTATTGCGACTTTTACCTGGGGTCTTGTCAGCGGCGTGGCCATGGTCAAGTCCGGCCTGACAGAGAGCGCAGCAGCGATGATGACGCTGCTCGTCTATGCGGGCTCTGCCCAGCTCACATCACTACCGCTGATCGCCACCGGCGCGCCACTCTGGCTGATTTTTGCGGCAGGCTGTATCGTCAACCTGCGATTTGTGATTTTCAGCGCGGCGCTTGCACCATACTTTCAAGGGCTGAAATGGTATAAGCGACTTGCCTATGGTTTTTTTACAACTGACATGTCGTTTGTGCTCTTCATGCCGCGATTTGGTGACGCCAAAACACGTGGAACACCCGAGCAGCGCTGGTTTTTTCTGGGGACGATTGCACCCGGCTGGATTGTCTGGCAGGCCTCTTCCATGCTGGGAATTGTTCTGGGTTCAATCGTGCCGACTTCCTGGTCACTGGAGTTTGCTGCCGTACTGGCGTTGATGGCGATTACCATCCCGCTTGCCAACAGTCGTCCCATGCTGGTCTCAATGATGTTTACCGGGGTGGCTGCCTGGTTGTCTCAGGGACTGCCTTTGCGTCTTGGTCTGCTAGTGTCTGTCATCGTCGGCATTGTGAGTGGCATATGGGCTGAGAGGCGATACAGGAAGCGGCGCTGA
- a CDS encoding YybH family protein, translating to MGTGTRPVDAVFPTAQEAEQAFYDALGKADIDALMRVWGDDEDIVCIHPGDVRLVGHHQIRQSWDEILQQGALVIHLVRKVTLQTVMSATHCSIECVTVQTQKGLQQAYCDVTNIFHKGPSGWRLVVHHASPADPQVGQHDIQESPGLLH from the coding sequence ATGGGCACGGGCACTAGACCAGTCGACGCCGTGTTCCCGACCGCCCAGGAGGCAGAGCAGGCCTTCTATGATGCGCTCGGCAAGGCGGACATCGATGCGTTGATGCGTGTCTGGGGTGATGACGAAGACATCGTCTGTATTCATCCAGGCGATGTCAGACTGGTTGGCCACCATCAGATCAGGCAGTCGTGGGACGAGATTTTGCAACAAGGCGCGCTCGTCATCCATCTGGTACGTAAAGTCACCCTGCAAACTGTCATGAGTGCCACCCACTGCAGTATCGAGTGTGTCACGGTTCAAACCCAAAAAGGATTGCAACAGGCTTACTGCGATGTCACCAACATCTTTCACAAAGGCCCTTCAGGCTGGCGACTGGTTGTCCATCACGCGTCACCTGCCGATCCACAAGTGGGTCAGCATGACATCCAGGAATCCCCTGGACTGCTGCACTGA
- the galU gene encoding UTP--glucose-1-phosphate uridylyltransferase GalU — protein MRPIRKAVFPVAGLGTRFLPATKAMPKEMLPVVDKPLIQYAVEEAVNAGVTDLVFVTGRSKRSIEDHFDSAPELEAELERKHKTDLLEIVRNIISPKTNCIYIRQSAPLGLGHAVLTAAPIVGDEPFAVLLADDLIDADRPVLSQLVDCALTHQASVLGVENVPREHTNRYGIVSTDPIDERTSKVHGIVEKPDPSVAPSTLAVVGRYVLDPTIFEHLRKTQPGAGGEIQLTDGIAAMINERSVCAYRYEGNRYDCGSKAGMFAATVAYGRKYHGLIP, from the coding sequence ATGCGTCCTATCAGAAAAGCCGTGTTTCCTGTTGCAGGTCTCGGCACCCGATTCCTTCCTGCCACCAAGGCGATGCCCAAGGAAATGCTACCTGTTGTTGACAAGCCATTGATTCAGTACGCAGTCGAAGAGGCCGTCAATGCGGGCGTGACAGATCTCGTCTTTGTCACTGGACGTAGCAAGCGTTCGATTGAAGATCACTTCGACTCAGCACCGGAACTCGAGGCAGAACTTGAACGCAAGCACAAGACTGATCTGCTGGAAATTGTGCGCAACATCATCAGCCCGAAAACAAACTGTATCTATATCCGCCAGTCTGCACCACTGGGCCTCGGTCATGCTGTGCTGACAGCAGCACCCATCGTGGGAGACGAACCGTTTGCCGTACTGCTGGCTGACGATCTGATCGATGCCGACCGTCCGGTCCTGTCTCAACTGGTCGACTGCGCGCTGACCCACCAGGCCAGCGTGCTGGGCGTGGAAAACGTCCCGAGAGAGCACACCAACCGCTATGGCATCGTCTCGACCGACCCCATTGACGAGCGCACATCAAAAGTCCACGGTATTGTCGAGAAGCCTGACCCATCGGTCGCACCGTCCACACTGGCTGTAGTTGGGCGCTATGTGCTGGATCCGACCATTTTTGAGCATCTACGCAAGACCCAACCCGGAGCAGGCGGCGAGATCCAGCTCACCGACGGGATTGCGGCCATGATTAACGAGCGCTCGGTCTGCGCGTATCGCTATGAGGGCAATCGCTATGACTGTGGAAGCAAGGCTGGCATGTTTGCTGCGACGGTGGCCTATGGACGCAAGTACCACGGTCTGATTCCCTGA
- the tnpA gene encoding IS200/IS605 family transposase, which yields MDEYESLSHSRWECKYHVVFIPKCRRKTLYVSLRRHLGEVFRQLALRRESEILEEHLMPDHVHMLIAIPPKYAVSQVVGYIKGKSAIHIARVYGERRRNFVGQHFWARGYFVSTVGRDEEVIRRYIQDQEKEDSRLEQLSLL from the coding sequence ATGGACGAGTATGAAAGCCTAAGCCATAGCCGTTGGGAGTGCAAATACCATGTGGTGTTTATTCCCAAGTGTCGAAGAAAGACGTTGTATGTCAGTTTGAGAAGGCACCTGGGCGAGGTGTTCAGGCAGTTAGCTCTTCGCAGGGAGAGCGAGATTTTGGAGGAACACCTGATGCCGGACCATGTGCATATGTTGATCGCGATCCCGCCGAAGTACGCTGTCTCTCAGGTAGTTGGGTACATAAAAGGCAAAAGTGCGATTCACATTGCCCGGGTGTATGGAGAGAGGAGGCGAAACTTTGTCGGGCAGCACTTTTGGGCCAGGGGGTATTTTGTTTCAACGGTTGGGCGTGACGAAGAAGTCATTAGACGTTACATCCAGGACCAGGAGAAAGAGGACTCTCGATTGGAGCAATTGAGTCTGCTCTGA
- a CDS encoding FAD-dependent monooxygenase: MSPPRFDIAIVGGGPTGCALAILLSRLSSDPSSLLLFQSGERTRYGVQASQDQRVIAVNEGTRVLLDDLGAWPDDAAPIHTIHVSQAGRLGRTLIRDQDMQVPALGYVVRYASLHAGLLEAAQRCGITLRTGGPAQMSQDSQANPQGQDKPAVQIEQDGQTYQARIGVKADGMRKHLRRESYDQVALIGQVTVSHPMAGWAYERFTRNGPFAILPHPDGPQTQSVVWCCKPDQGKALLALDAQAFARTMQSTFGDRLGTLTPVAPFVSFALYKSFDEEPVQGEMVSIGNAAQTLHPVAGQGLNLGLRDAATLAHCLRDWIARTEQPSARALEIFAKLREQDRRSTSGLTDLMSRIFTTGLPPVEHAAGLTLLGLDLVGPARSVLARHLMQGIRA, from the coding sequence ATGAGCCCACCCAGATTTGACATCGCGATTGTAGGCGGAGGACCGACAGGTTGCGCCCTGGCCATTCTTCTGAGCAGGCTGTCATCTGACCCGTCATCGCTATTATTGTTCCAGTCTGGCGAACGCACCCGCTATGGTGTGCAGGCCAGTCAGGACCAGCGTGTGATCGCGGTCAACGAAGGCACGCGGGTCCTGCTGGACGACCTGGGCGCCTGGCCAGACGACGCAGCCCCGATTCACACGATTCATGTTTCCCAGGCTGGCCGCCTGGGTAGAACCCTGATTCGCGACCAGGACATGCAGGTTCCCGCGCTGGGATATGTAGTCCGGTACGCCAGCCTGCATGCAGGTCTGCTAGAAGCCGCCCAGCGCTGCGGGATCACCTTGCGTACAGGTGGGCCCGCTCAAATGAGCCAGGACAGTCAAGCGAACCCGCAAGGCCAGGACAAGCCGGCTGTGCAGATTGAACAAGACGGTCAGACCTATCAAGCACGCATTGGCGTCAAGGCAGACGGTATGCGCAAACACCTCAGACGTGAGTCCTACGATCAGGTTGCCCTGATCGGCCAGGTCACGGTCAGCCATCCAATGGCCGGCTGGGCCTACGAGCGATTCACGCGTAATGGACCCTTTGCGATCCTTCCGCATCCCGACGGACCTCAGACACAATCCGTAGTCTGGTGTTGCAAACCCGATCAGGGCAAGGCACTGCTGGCGCTCGATGCCCAGGCGTTCGCCAGAACCATGCAGAGTACGTTTGGAGACAGGCTCGGCACCCTGACACCGGTCGCCCCTTTTGTTTCCTTCGCACTTTACAAAAGCTTTGACGAGGAGCCGGTACAGGGGGAAATGGTTTCAATCGGCAACGCCGCACAGACATTGCACCCTGTGGCTGGTCAAGGCTTGAACCTCGGCTTGCGCGATGCGGCCACGCTGGCGCATTGCCTGCGTGACTGGATTGCACGCACGGAGCAGCCCAGCGCGCGTGCGCTCGAGATCTTTGCAAAGCTGCGAGAACAGGATCGCCGCTCGACCAGCGGACTAACAGATCTGATGTCCCGGATCTTCACCACAGGCCTGCCGCCTGTCGAACATGCGGCAGGCCTGACACTGCTCGGACTCGACCTGGTCGGACCAGCAAGATCTGTCCTGGCGCGCCACCTGATGCAGGGAATCCGGGCCTGA
- a CDS encoding zinc-finger domain-containing protein, with amino-acid sequence MSAQSVTITSEDLPLHCPSDKAPLWSMHPRVYLDIADTGSVKCPYCGTVYQLAPGTKIHGHGH; translated from the coding sequence CTGAGCGCCCAGTCTGTCACGATCACAAGCGAGGACCTCCCATTGCACTGCCCTTCGGACAAGGCGCCCTTGTGGAGCATGCATCCGCGCGTTTACCTGGATATCGCCGACACCGGGTCAGTCAAATGCCCCTACTGTGGTACGGTCTATCAGCTTGCACCAGGAACCAAGATTCATGGGCACGGGCACTAG
- a CDS encoding TM2 domain-containing protein, producing the protein MQETVEQGLTTPARSKVVAGLLSFYGGWFGAHWFYLGRRHAWVFPVLACVLLGLASQAQVWWDTPVFFLLFIPAVAGFIEAIVLCLMSDEKFDARYNPGFVRETSTGWGPVIVASTSLLLGIIGLMFSIAHVVLHIWTRLGWLDGLNF; encoded by the coding sequence ATGCAAGAAACGGTAGAACAGGGACTTACCACACCCGCTCGTAGCAAAGTGGTTGCAGGTCTGCTGTCATTTTATGGCGGCTGGTTCGGTGCGCACTGGTTTTACCTTGGACGTCGTCATGCCTGGGTGTTTCCGGTCCTGGCCTGTGTACTGCTCGGCCTGGCAAGTCAGGCGCAGGTCTGGTGGGATACACCTGTGTTTTTCTTGCTGTTCATTCCGGCGGTTGCGGGCTTCATCGAAGCGATTGTGCTGTGCCTGATGTCCGACGAGAAGTTTGACGCCCGGTACAACCCGGGCTTTGTTCGTGAAACCTCGACGGGATGGGGGCCGGTAATCGTGGCGAGCACCAGCCTTTTGCTTGGAATCATTGGGCTGATGTTCTCGATTGCGCACGTTGTCCTGCACATCTGGACTCGCCTTGGCTGGCTGGATGGTCTGAATTTCTGA
- a CDS encoding M48 family metalloprotease, translating into MIRHRPAALSRAVILSLSLALPQWVMAPAFAQPMGLPSMGSASGFDLSPAVERQIGELIMTQGRRDPSYVHDAEINQYLNRMASKLVRYAPGGATNIELFAVRDPGFNAFAMPGGFIGINTGVIAVTDNESELAGVVAHEISHVTQRHIARGVTQQKQNNAVMLASIAGALLAGLTGGVGLGAGIAAFGQAAAIDRQLGFSREAEKEADRVGLQMLGKAGYNPNGMQDMFAKLMQASNLNQGTTGGGTYLSTHPLSIDRMGDMQNRTRSMGMRAHRDSDDYWYVRARALTSQSHDRATMLRVRDRLLDESARASGVRRSAAFLALAEMASRQGRFDEALDFLAKARQGVPDSPYLARQQAWIELLRGQPKTVVNLTQSALRKWPDHVALSEVQAHALQQTGDYRQAADVLERVLKKWPRDYPNLYQMRANALNRAGDSIQSRMAMAEYYVMTGAFVAAIAQLEQARSMTNDFRVQSTLDVKVREIKVLMDRERSLLEQFGA; encoded by the coding sequence ATGATCCGCCACAGACCCGCAGCACTTTCTCGAGCCGTGATCCTGAGCCTGAGCCTGGCGCTTCCGCAATGGGTGATGGCTCCCGCGTTTGCACAGCCAATGGGACTGCCCTCGATGGGCTCAGCATCGGGTTTCGATCTTTCGCCAGCGGTAGAAAGGCAGATTGGCGAGCTCATCATGACTCAGGGCCGCCGTGACCCTTCGTATGTGCATGACGCGGAGATCAACCAGTATCTGAACCGGATGGCCAGCAAGCTTGTCCGGTATGCGCCCGGAGGGGCAACCAACATTGAACTCTTTGCAGTCAGAGATCCCGGATTTAATGCTTTTGCGATGCCCGGCGGCTTCATCGGAATCAACACCGGGGTGATTGCGGTCACCGACAATGAGTCTGAACTGGCGGGTGTGGTAGCTCATGAAATTTCTCACGTCACCCAGCGGCACATTGCGCGCGGCGTTACTCAACAGAAACAGAACAACGCTGTCATGCTGGCGTCAATTGCAGGTGCACTTCTGGCTGGTTTGACTGGCGGTGTCGGTCTGGGAGCGGGTATCGCGGCATTTGGCCAGGCTGCAGCGATTGACAGGCAACTAGGATTCTCGCGTGAGGCGGAGAAGGAGGCGGACCGGGTCGGACTGCAGATGCTTGGCAAAGCTGGATACAACCCGAACGGCATGCAGGACATGTTTGCCAAACTCATGCAGGCATCCAACCTTAATCAGGGAACAACTGGTGGCGGCACCTATTTGAGCACGCACCCGCTCAGTATTGACCGGATGGGTGACATGCAGAACCGGACGCGCTCCATGGGAATGCGGGCACACCGGGATTCGGACGACTACTGGTATGTTCGCGCCCGTGCGCTGACGTCACAGAGTCATGACCGGGCGACGATGCTTCGGGTTCGAGACCGCCTTCTGGATGAGTCTGCCCGGGCCAGTGGTGTCAGGCGCTCGGCGGCGTTTCTGGCCCTGGCCGAGATGGCCAGCAGGCAGGGCCGGTTTGACGAGGCACTTGATTTCCTGGCCAAGGCGCGCCAGGGTGTGCCGGACTCCCCCTATCTGGCCCGACAACAGGCCTGGATAGAGTTGTTGCGAGGACAGCCAAAGACTGTTGTGAATCTCACGCAGAGTGCCTTGCGCAAGTGGCCGGACCATGTGGCCTTGTCGGAGGTTCAGGCACACGCTTTGCAACAAACAGGTGATTACAGACAGGCAGCGGATGTGCTGGAGCGGGTCCTGAAAAAGTGGCCAAGAGACTATCCGAATCTGTATCAGATGCGGGCCAATGCACTGAACCGGGCTGGAGATTCAATACAGAGCCGGATGGCAATGGCGGAGTATTACGTGATGACAGGTGCTTTTGTCGCGGCGATCGCTCAGCTCGAACAGGCTCGCAGCATGACAAATGATTTCAGGGTCCAGTCCACGCTTGATGTCAAAGTACGGGAAATCAAGGTGTTAATGGATCGGGAGAGGTCGTTGCTTGAACAGTTTGGAGCCTGA
- a CDS encoding multidrug effflux MFS transporter, which yields MTNLRTLTVLLAMLAMLGPFATDAYLPSFYAIGDEFNVDQPLVQQTLSAYLLAFACMSLFWGTLSDSFGRRPVIIASLVMFTVGSVGVALAPSLGWLLFFRVIQGCSAGAGRVVGQALVRDKFHGADAQRLFANITMVFSLAPAIAPIIGGYLSEQVGWRSVFWSLTVIALLLGAFCWRSLPETLSEENRHPFRLGSILTNYFTAVRNPYFLLAVIGVAFAFAGFALYISSAAHFIMEILKLPQTAFGWLFIPFIGGMFCGSMINSRFAGRFRLEIMTTVGLGVLYAGSLINVAYNLFFVPVIPWAVLPIFVYAFGMSLALPGMTIMTLNYFPRMRGTASSLQSSFQMLIFALISGLVAPLLFQSALRLSLGMLTTSTLCITLWTLSRWLTRRAQASGKLQNF from the coding sequence ATGACCAATCTTCGGACCTTGACTGTGTTGCTCGCCATGCTGGCGATGCTTGGACCGTTTGCAACGGATGCCTACCTGCCATCCTTCTACGCAATCGGCGACGAGTTCAATGTCGATCAACCGCTGGTTCAGCAGACCCTGAGTGCCTACCTCCTGGCATTTGCCTGCATGAGCCTGTTCTGGGGAACGCTATCGGACAGTTTTGGTCGACGCCCTGTCATCATTGCCTCGCTGGTGATGTTCACCGTCGGCTCAGTCGGCGTGGCACTGGCACCTAGCCTGGGGTGGCTTCTGTTCTTTCGGGTTATCCAGGGTTGCTCGGCAGGCGCTGGCCGTGTCGTTGGACAGGCGCTGGTACGCGACAAATTCCATGGCGCCGATGCACAACGGCTTTTTGCCAACATCACTATGGTGTTCAGTCTTGCGCCCGCCATTGCACCCATCATTGGTGGCTATCTGAGCGAACAGGTCGGGTGGCGCTCTGTATTCTGGTCGCTCACCGTGATTGCATTGCTACTCGGCGCATTCTGCTGGCGCTCTTTGCCCGAAACCCTCTCGGAAGAAAACCGCCATCCATTCAGGCTTGGCAGCATCCTGACCAACTACTTCACAGCAGTACGCAACCCCTACTTCCTGCTTGCAGTCATCGGTGTGGCATTTGCGTTTGCGGGCTTTGCCCTTTACATATCCTCAGCTGCACACTTCATCATGGAGATCCTCAAGCTGCCCCAGACAGCCTTTGGGTGGCTATTCATACCTTTCATTGGAGGCATGTTCTGCGGATCAATGATCAACTCCCGGTTTGCCGGGCGATTCCGTCTGGAGATCATGACAACCGTCGGACTCGGTGTGCTATATGCCGGATCGCTCATCAACGTTGCCTACAACCTCTTTTTTGTTCCGGTCATCCCATGGGCCGTGTTACCCATCTTTGTCTATGCTTTTGGCATGTCACTGGCCCTGCCCGGCATGACCATCATGACGCTTAACTATTTTCCACGCATGCGAGGCACGGCATCCTCACTGCAAAGCAGCTTTCAGATGCTGATCTTTGCCCTGATTTCCGGGCTGGTTGCCCCTTTGCTGTTCCAGAGCGCCTTGCGTCTTTCTCTCGGGATGCTGACGACGTCCACACTTTGCATCACACTATGGACTCTGAGCCGCTGGCTCACCAGGCGAGCGCAGGCGAGCGGGAAATTGCAGAATTTTTAA